In one Grus americana isolate bGruAme1 chromosome 1, bGruAme1.mat, whole genome shotgun sequence genomic region, the following are encoded:
- the SMIM30 gene encoding small integral membrane protein 30: protein MPSTENTSKLFLVLVSLLLVLPVVEALDAGDTIAFLLGLTVSVVGFCACLGLYARKRNGQQ from the coding sequence ATGCCTTCTACCGAGAACACCTCAAAACTTTTCCTGGTCCTTGTTTcattgctgctggtgctgccagTAGTTGAAGCCCTAGACGCAGGAGATACCATCGCCTTCCTACTAGGCCTCACCGTCAGTGTTGTTGGGTTCTGTGCCTGCCTCGGTTTGTATGCCAGGAAAAGGAATGGGCAGCAATGA